DNA sequence from the Oscillospiraceae bacterium genome:
GGGACGTCGCCGACAGTGGCGAACCAGCCCTCGCCGACTTGTTGGCGTTTGCAGGCGTCGTCAAGATTGACCACAATGTAGGCCTCGTCATTGTCAAAATCGGCCGGAGGGTCGTTGAACGCGATATGCCCGTTTTCGCCGATTCCGATCACGCCGAGATCAATTGGCGCTTCGCGCAGTTCTTTTGTCAGTTTGACAATATTGGCTTTTACGTCGCCCTCGCCGTTGACAAAATGCGCAGCCTTGAGCGGCACTTTCCCGACGAACCGCTCGGTCAGATATTTTCGGAAACTCGCAATATGAGTAATCGGCAGACCGACATATTCGTCGAGATGGAACATCTCCACTTTCGTCCAGTCGACCGGTTGTTTGATCAGATTTTCGAACATTTGAAATTGAGACGCACCCGTCGAGAGCAGAATCCGCGCGCAGCCCTTGATTGCGATTGCCGCATTAATCACTCGCGCCGCTTCTTCGGCTGCGGTTTTTCCGAGCTGTTCGGGTGTGTCGCTGACTGAGATTTTCATGTTTTAATGTCCCTTCGCAGAGGAGCTTGAAAACTAATCTTTCAAGCTTATCCTCAAAAATGAAATACGCAACGAATTATAACACACAATGAAGCGGTTGGCAACTAAAAAGCAACGCAGACCCGAGCCCGTCTGCCCGCAAAAAACCGTCCCGAACGAAGTTCGTTCGGGGCAGGAAGTCATATTGAGATATAAGGATTTATTTTTTAGTGGGAGAATGCTTTTCGGATATATCGCTTTGCGCTGAAAACTTTCAACTTTTGACTTTTATTCTACATCTTGCAAAGCATCGTAGCCTTCTTCTCCGGTGCGTACTTTGACGATGTTTTCAACGTCATAAACAAAGATCTTTCCGTCGCCGATATTGCCGGTATAAAGGACCTTCTTGGCGGTTTCGATTACTGTGCGGACGGGCACTTTACTGATGACGATTTCGACTTTGACTTTGGGCAACAGATGCGTTTCAATTTTAGCGCCGCGATAAAATTCCAGATGCCCTCCCTGTGCGCCGTACCCAAGAACATTCGACACCGTCATGCCGGTGATGCCGATCTGATCCATTGCCTCTTTAAGCTGTTCGAATTTGCTCTGCTTGGTAATAATCTCAACCTTAGTGAATTTTACGCCGCTCGAGATTTTTCCTTCATTCTTCTTAACCTGAACAGGAAGAGCTTGCTCGACGGGAACCGTGCCCGTGACAGTTGTTTTTATTCCTTTAAACGATCCAGCCGTTTCGTTATATTCGATGGTGACAAAGTCGGGATAAGCGTGATTGCCGTGTTCGCCGACATCAAGACCTTCGATCTCCTCCTGCGCTGTCACGCGTATTCCCATCGTCACTTTGATCAACAGCCAGATACCGACCGATGCAGCAAAAACAAATGCGCCGACCGAAAGTACACCCAAGGCCTGTTTACCGAGCAGATCAAAACCGCCCCCGAAAAACAAACCGTTCTGTGTGGCAAGGCCTACGCCCGCTTCGGAGAACAAACCGACAAACAGGGTACCGAGCACACCGTGCACCAAGTGCACCGAGAGTGCTCCGACCGGGTCGTCGAGCTTCATACGATCGAAGAACAAAACCGAAAGCACCACTATAATTCCTGCGACAGCACCGATGATAATTGAACTGGTGACGCTGACATACGCGCAGCAAGGGGTAATTGCGACAAGACCCGCCAGCAGCCCGTTGATCGACATCCCCAGATCGGGTTTGCCGATGATAATCCACGAAGCCGCTGTTGCCGTTAAAACAGCGATGATTCCGGCGGTATTCGTGGTCACAACGATGTGCGAAATCGACATGGGTTCCGCCGCCATTGTGGAACCGGGGTTAAACCCAAACCATCCGAGCCACAGAACAAACGCACCGATAGTGGCTAAACTCATGTTGTGCCCCGGAATCGCATTGACTTTTCCGCCTTTGCCGTATTTTCCGATACGCGGTCCCAAAAGTATCACACCCGCAAGCGCCGCCCATCCGCCGACCGAGTGCACCACCGAGCCGCCCGCAAAGTCGAGCATTCCGAGCTTGGCTAAAAATCCGCCGCCCCAAATCCAGTGACCCACGATAGGATAGACGAACATGGTCAGGAACAGAGAAAAAACGATAAACGAGATGTACTTGATACGCTCTGCCACAGCACCCGAAACAATGGTCGCGGCTGTCCCGCAAAATACCAGCTGGAAGAAAAACTTTGCCCAAAGCGGAATTCCGGTCCAGGCGATCGAGGAATATACGCCTTGATAAGCATCCCCGACAGCAGGTGAGTTATCCGCTCCGCCCACCATAAACAGACCTTTTAGACCGATGAAGCCGTTGCCGTCCCCGAACATCAACCCCCAGCCTAAAATTAAAAAGCCGAGTGACGAGACCGCGAACACGATAAAGTTTTTGGATAGAATATTCACTGCGTTTTTTTGACGTGCAAGACCGCTTTCAACCGCGGCAAAGCCGAGGTTCATAAAAAAGACCAAGGCGCCGGTGATAATAACCCATAAGGTATCGAGTATAACCTGAGTGTTCATATTTTCCCTTCTCTCTGTAAAAATAGACAACAAAAAAAGCCGCGGGTATAAAACCCACAGCCCCTTTGCTGTCGATGAGCACAGTATATCCGATGTTTTTTAAAAAGTCAACTGATTTTTATGTTTTACTTCCCGATAAATTCCGCAATTTCGAATTTAAGAAACAACCGTCTCATGACCGGCGGTGACCAATTTGTAATAAGCCCCCCGTTTTGCCATCAGTTCCTCATGGTTTCCGCTTTCAATGATCTTTCCGCTGTCGATATACATGATCTTGTCGCAGTCGCGGATCGTCGAAAGCCGGTGCGCGATCAGAAAACTGGTCCTGCCTTTGAGCACCGCTGAAATACCTCTTTGCAGTTCCCGTTCGGTCTTGGTATCAATCGAGCTTGTCGCTTCATCCAGAATTAAAATCTTCGGATCGCTGATGATGGTTCTCGCAAAAGCGATCAATTGTTTTTGCCCCTGTGACAATCCGGAAGCTCTCTCGGCGATCTCGGTTTCATAACCCTTGGGCTGCTGTGTGATAAAACTATGCGCGGAAACGGTTTTCGCGGCATTTTTCACCTGTTCGTCGGTCGCATCGAGCTTTCCGTACCGGATGTTGCTCGCGATCGTGCCGGTGAAAGCGAAACTGTCCTGCATCATGATACCCATCTGGCTGCGCAGCGAATTCATCGTGACCTTGCTGACGTCATGTCCGTCGATGAGTATTTGCCCTGATTGAATATCGTAAAATCGTGAGATCAAATTGACGATGGTCGATTTTCCGCTCCCGGTCGGGCCGACCAGCGCCACGCTCTCGCCCGGGTTGACTTTAAAACTGATTCCGTGCAATATTTCGGTGCCTTTTTCGTATTCGAAATGCACATCTTTGAACTCGATTTCACCTCGAATCGGGGGCAGCGCTTCGGCATCGGGCGCGTCGATAATCTCGGCTTTCTCATCCATCATCTGAAAGATTCTTTCAAGGTATGCCACCGCCGTCATAAAGCTGTTCAGGATGACCGCCAAAGAGATTATCGGGCCCCAGAACCTCCCGGCGTAGCCCGTCATTACCACAATCGTACCGACCGTGGCGGTCGGAGAGAGCAGCAGCACGCCCGCAACATAAATCAGGCAAGTCACCGCGTTCGCGACCGTGTCGACCGAGAAGTTCATGATTTCGCCGGTCATGACCGCCCTTAGCCAAGCGCTCTTTGTGTTCAGCGAAAGCCGTTTGCAGATGTCGCGGTTATATTCCTCGCGCGCAAAGATCTGCGTGACTTTCATCCCGTTGATGTTCTCGGCTAAAAACGCGGTCAGATTGCTGCTCTTGTTGGAGAATCTGCGCCAGACTTTGACCTGTTTGGGCCGCAGCAAAAACGCGATCAACAGAAAGAAAGGCACGCCCGCCAGCGAATACAACGACAATCTGACGTCCTTTAGGAACATGAACCCCAGAATGATGATAATATTGAACATCTCGAGGATGAAGTTGACGACGCCGTTGGTCAGAATGTCGACAATGGAGTTGACATAGTTAATGACCCGTACCAGAATTTTACCGTGCGGGCGGCTGTCGAAGAAAGAAAACGACAGCGTCTGCATGTGCTTGTAAAGGTCATTTCGGATGTCAAAGATAATGTTCTGTCCGGCGATAGCGATTAAACGCATTCGGACAACGGCCAGCACAATCGAAAGCAGAATACACCCCATCAAAATGCAGCCGTAGGTCAGGATCATTCCGGTGTCCTTGTTCGGGATCGCCTTGTCAATGACCGCACCGGAGAGCGAAATCGTAAACAAACCGGCGATGCTGCTGATCAAACTCACGGTGAATGCCAAAATCAATTTCGACTTATATTTTTTAACGTAGACGCCCGCACGGATGAAATGTTTAAAATCAAACGGGGAATCCAGCGACTCGTCGATGTCATATTTATTTCGCGCCATTTTGAATTACCTCATTCCGTCTGCTGCGACTGGATCTCATAGATATCGCGATAAAATCCGGGTTTGCGGATCAATTCCTCATGCGTTCCGCATTCGGTGATCTCGCCGCCCTGCATCACGAGAATCTCGTCGGCCTCGGCGACGGTCGAAACGCGCTGGGCGATGATGATTTTCGTGCAGGAAAACGGCAGCGACTGGAGCTGCCCCCAGATATAGCGCTCGGTCTTCATGTCGACTGCGCTGGTGGTGTCGTCGAGTACTAAAATCGCGGGTTCGATGGCAATCGCGCGGGCTAAAGCGACTCTTTGCCGCTGGCCGCCCGAAAGGCCCATGCCCCGCTCGCCGACGATGGTGTCATAATTCTCTACCATCTTGGAGATGAACTCGTCCGCATCAGCCCGAACCGCGCTCACCTTCACCTGTTCTTCGGACATATCGGGATCGCCGAATGCGATGTTGCCATCGAGGGTATCGGAGAACAGAAACACATCCTGCGTGGCCATTCCGATGTTCTTGCGCAGTCCCTGAAGGTTATAGTCGCGCACGTCGACGCCGTCGATTTTTACGCTGCCCTCTGAGGCATCGAAAAATCGCGCGAGCAGGTTGATGAGCGTGGTCTTTCCGCTTCCGGTCTCGCCGACAATGGCGAGGGTCTTTCCGGCCCCGACGGAAAAAGAGATATTTTTAACAATTGTAGTGTCTTTGATTTTAAATGAGACGTTTTCAAAGGTGATTTCACCTTTAAACCGCCCGGGTGCAATGCTGCCCTTGCGGCTGATAATGCGCGGTTGGGCGTAA
Encoded proteins:
- a CDS encoding ammonium transporter is translated as MNTQVILDTLWVIITGALVFFMNLGFAAVESGLARQKNAVNILSKNFIVFAVSSLGFLILGWGLMFGDGNGFIGLKGLFMVGGADNSPAVGDAYQGVYSSIAWTGIPLWAKFFFQLVFCGTAATIVSGAVAERIKYISFIVFSLFLTMFVYPIVGHWIWGGGFLAKLGMLDFAGGSVVHSVGGWAALAGVILLGPRIGKYGKGGKVNAIPGHNMSLATIGAFVLWLGWFGFNPGSTMAAEPMSISHIVVTTNTAGIIAVLTATAASWIIIGKPDLGMSINGLLAGLVAITPCCAYVSVTSSIIIGAVAGIIVVLSVLFFDRMKLDDPVGALSVHLVHGVLGTLFVGLFSEAGVGLATQNGLFFGGGFDLLGKQALGVLSVGAFVFAASVGIWLLIKVTMGIRVTAQEEIEGLDVGEHGNHAYPDFVTIEYNETAGSFKGIKTTVTGTVPVEQALPVQVKKNEGKISSGVKFTKVEIITKQSKFEQLKEAMDQIGITGMTVSNVLGYGAQGGHLEFYRGAKIETHLLPKVKVEIVISKVPVRTVIETAKKVLYTGNIGDGKIFVYDVENIVKVRTGEEGYDALQDVE
- a CDS encoding ABC transporter ATP-binding protein, with protein sequence MARNKYDIDESLDSPFDFKHFIRAGVYVKKYKSKLILAFTVSLISSIAGLFTISLSGAVIDKAIPNKDTGMILTYGCILMGCILLSIVLAVVRMRLIAIAGQNIIFDIRNDLYKHMQTLSFSFFDSRPHGKILVRVINYVNSIVDILTNGVVNFILEMFNIIIILGFMFLKDVRLSLYSLAGVPFFLLIAFLLRPKQVKVWRRFSNKSSNLTAFLAENINGMKVTQIFAREEYNRDICKRLSLNTKSAWLRAVMTGEIMNFSVDTVANAVTCLIYVAGVLLLSPTATVGTIVVMTGYAGRFWGPIISLAVILNSFMTAVAYLERIFQMMDEKAEIIDAPDAEALPPIRGEIEFKDVHFEYEKGTEILHGISFKVNPGESVALVGPTGSGKSTIVNLISRFYDIQSGQILIDGHDVSKVTMNSLRSQMGIMMQDSFAFTGTIASNIRYGKLDATDEQVKNAAKTVSAHSFITQQPKGYETEIAERASGLSQGQKQLIAFARTIISDPKILILDEATSSIDTKTERELQRGISAVLKGRTSFLIAHRLSTIRDCDKIMYIDSGKIIESGNHEELMAKRGAYYKLVTAGHETVVS
- a CDS encoding glucosamine-6-phosphate deaminase gives rise to the protein MKISVSDTPEQLGKTAAEEAARVINAAIAIKGCARILLSTGASQFQMFENLIKQPVDWTKVEMFHLDEYVGLPITHIASFRKYLTERFVGKVPLKAAHFVNGEGDVKANIVKLTKELREAPIDLGVIGIGENGHIAFNDPPADFDNDEAYIVVNLDDACKRQQVGEGWFATVGDVPKQAITMTPKQIMRSDRIISIVPHKVKAAAVKNTVYGELSPTVPATLLKQKADWILYLDKASAELL